A window of the Gossypium hirsutum isolate 1008001.06 chromosome A05, Gossypium_hirsutum_v2.1, whole genome shotgun sequence genome harbors these coding sequences:
- the LOC107903267 gene encoding shikimate O-hydroxycinnamoyltransferase, whose translation MEITIKESSTVYPAEETPKHRLWSSNLELLMTLHHVPTVYFFRPNGSSNFFDTGVLKEAVSKVLVPFYPMAGRLGRDENGRIEIVCNGKGALFLEAETDYVIDDLIGDTMINSSELWRLVPKVDYFADISSYPLILVQVTRFKCGGVGFGIGIQHTLADGPASVHFINSLAEMARGLPLSTRPCIDRSLLRARVPPTPTFHHVEYDPPLSMAATKGPRSDPETTVSVFKLTRDQLNTLKAKANKNSDGGVYSTYNSLAAHIWRCVNKARCLLDDQATKLYIPIDGRSRLRPPLPPGYLGNVIFMSAAIASHGDIQSESFSDTAKRIQNILRRTDDQYLRSAIDYMEKEHNIKAPVRGARGFQCPNLSINSWMWLPLYDADFGWGRPIWLGPATVSQDGKTYILPSPANDGSLSVMSCLDTSHMKIFGQLFNEF comes from the exons ATGGAGATTACTATAAAAGAGTCAAGCACGGTGTATCCAGCTGAGGAGACACCAAAGCATCGGCTATGGAGCTCAAACTTAGAACTATTGATGACACTGCATCATGTCCCTACTGTTTACTTCTTCAGACCAAACGGTTCTTCCAATTTCTTCGACACTGGTGTGCTTAAGGAAGCTGTGAGCAAGGTTCTTGTTCCATTCTACCCCATGGCTGGGAGATTGGGAAGGGACGAAAATGGAAGGATCGAGATAGTCTGCAATGGAAAAGGAGCTTTATTCTTAGAAGCTGAAACTGATTATGTAATCGATGACTTGATTGGCGATACCATGATAAATAGCTCAGAGCTTTGGCGATTAGTTCCAAAAGTTGATTATTTTGCTGATATTTCGTCATATCCTCTCATTCTAGTACAG GTGACAAGGTTCAAGTGTGGAGGAGTTGGCTTTGGGATTGGAATACAACATACTTTAGCAGATGGTCCAGCTTCGGTTCATTTCATCAACAGTTTGGCTGAAATGGCTCGAGGGCTGCCACTTAGCACTCGGCCTTGCATAGATAGGTCACTGCTTCGAGCTCGAGTTCCACCAACTCCAACTTTTCACCATGTTGAGTATGACCCACCTCTTTCCATGGCCGCTACTAAAGGACCCCGATCGGATCCTGAAACCACTGTCTCCGTTTTCAAACTCACTCGTGATCAactcaacactttgaaagccaaGGCAAACAAAAACAGCGATGGTGGTGTTTACAGTACCTACAACAGCCTCGCAGCACACATATGGCGTTGTGTGAATAAGGCCCGATGCCTCCTTGATGATCAAGCAACAAAGTTGTACATTCCGATTGATGGACGATCTCGATTGCGACCTCCTCTCCCACCTGGTTATCTTGGCAATGTAATTTTTATGTCTGCCGCGATAGCTTCACATGGTGATATACAATCTGAGTCGTTTTCGGATACAGCAAAGAGAATCCAGAACATATTGAGGCGAACAGACGATCAATATTTAAGGTCAGCTATTGATTACATGGAAAAAGAACATAATATAAAGGCTCCAGTCCGAGGAGCAAGGGGGTTTCAGTGCCCCAATCTGAGTATCAACAGTTGGATGTGGTTGCCTCTCTATGATGCAGATTTCGGATGGGGTCGTCCCATATGGTTAGGACCAGCCACAGTGTCCCAAGATGGGAAGACATACATACTACCAAGTCCGGCTAACGATGGGAGCTTGTCTGTTATGTCATGCTTGGATACttctcatatgaaaatttttGGGCAGCTTTTTAACGAGTTCTAG
- the LOC107895495 gene encoding LOW QUALITY PROTEIN: uncharacterized protein (The sequence of the model RefSeq protein was modified relative to this genomic sequence to represent the inferred CDS: deleted 1 base in 1 codon; substituted 1 base at 1 genomic stop codon): MLRVNRVINRARASISNCQYLLSHDPKIFASPPQNFASKLSIRFFDIYKLASKEKIDKERARHADELNRGYFDDMSELKQPGARKFPAMDVIYSDGRKSKLPIVFDASGVDASKLAVPEASLVCLSFRANSRAMVDFXSKPFYDTFSESKSVQLYEVSFIDSWLLCLNPIKRLLLRFMRKSSDGAKDALQRHVVYSFGDHYYFRKELKILNLLTGYIFLLDKFGRIRWQGFGLAKQGELSSFFYCTKVILEEK, encoded by the exons ATGTTGAGGGTAAACCGAGTGATAAACCGGGCACGAGCTTCGATTTCAAATTGTCAATACCTCCTAAGTCATGACCCAAAGATTTTCGCTTCACCTCCTCAAAATTTCGCATCAAAATTATCCATTCGCTTCTTCGATATTTACAAG CTTGCAAGCAAGGAAAAAATCGACAAAGAACGAGCAAGACA TGCTGATGAATTGAATAGAGgatattttgatgatatgtctGAGCTAAAACAACCCGGTG CAAGGAAGTTTCCTGCCATGGATGTTATATATTCTGATGGTAGAAAATCAAAGCTGCCGATTGTTTTTGATGCAAGTGGCGTTGATGCTAGCAAGTTAGCTGTCCCTGAAGCATCTTTAGTCTGTCTATCATTTAGAGCAAACTCTCGG GCTATGGTCGATTTTTGAAGCAAGCCTTTTTATGACACC TTTAGTGAGTCCAAGAGCGTGCAGCTATATGAG GTATCTTTTATAGACTCTTGGCTCTTATGCTTGAATCCCATTAAACGACTGCTTCTTCGATTTATGAGGAAATCTAGTGATGGAGCGAAGGATGCTCTTCAGAGGCATGTTGTTTATTCATTTGGTGATCATTATTACTTCAGAAAGGAACTTAAGATTCTGAACCTTCTAACTGG GTACATCTTCCTGCTTGACAAATTTGGTAGAATAAGATGGCAGGGCTTTGGTTTGGCAAAGCAAGGAGAGTTGTCATCGTTTTTTTATTGCACGAAAGTTATTCTGGAGGAAAAATAG